From the genome of Treponema denticola:
ATGGCTTAAAATAATTATAATATAATTATGGAACTTAAATTTGAATGAGATTCCTAAAAAAGTAGAAACAAATCTAAAAAAGCATAAAGTTTCTTTCGAAGAAGCTCAGGTTTTTTTACACTCCAAATTCATTTTTAGTATCAGATATGGAACATTCGACTGAAAAGGATAGGTTTATTATTTTAAGATTAAGTAATAAATCAAAAATGCTCGTTGTATGTCATTGTTATCGAGAGAGTGATGAAGTTATAAGAATAATTTCTGCGAGAGAAACAATAACTAATGAAAAGAAACAATATGAAGAAAAGAAAAGTGAAAGAAGAATATGATTTTTCAAATGCAATAAAAATCCATATATTGGAAGTCTATCAAAACAGCAGATAACAATTAATCTTGATAATATCGTAATTGAATATTTTAAGAATATGTCCATAGAAACAGGGATGCTATATCAAAATATTATAAATTACTATTTACTCAATTGTGTAAATAAAAAAAGTATTTGCAGGTTTCTTTTGCAAAATAAAATTACCTAACACCCGCTTCAACCTGACATTGCGGACGAGCCGCAAATGCAGGTTAAGCGGCAGTTAGGTTGATGCCGCAATGCGGCACTTAAGAGGAGATTAAAATGATTAAGAAAATTAGAGATGAATTATTACAAACAGTCTCACACCTCTCAAATAATGAAATACAATCTATGCGAACAGATTATTTTTCAGCGATGAAAAGTACTGAACTCAAAAAAAAATATAAAATTACTTCATATAAGTTTTCATTGGGAAAATGTCATTATGTTTTCCCATTAAAAGAAACAAAAGAAATTTGTCCTAATTGTGGGGAAAAACTTTTCTTGTTAGAAAATCCACGCGATGATTTAAGAAGTTCTAATGATAATGTATTATTTTGTGAAGCTTGTGATCATGAAGAAACTTCATCTTGTGATTGCAATTTTTGTACAGAAATTCGAAAAGATTTGAAAAAAATAGAGTTAGAACGTAAAAGAAAATTCATTTATGAACGAATAGATTTTGATAATTTTGTTCCAATCTCACTTAAAAAATTAACATATAGAGAAAAATTTCTATTAGGAACACTTATTCAAGCTGGTATAGAAGATGATTTCAAAACTCTAAAGCCTTTTTCTGCCTGTTCAATGCAAATTTTCCCATCCGATGAAGAATTGAATTCAGTTTTGAATGAGTTAAAATTAAAGCATTTATTAGAATTCTCACCAAGATCACAATTGAACTGGTTTGAACCAGATTATGAAAATAACAACTTTCAATACTATTGGAAAAATGTGCAGTTTCAAATAAATATAAAAGAAATTGATGAAAATCCTACCATTACTCGGGAGTTTCTAAATCCCCAAGATTGGATGCTTAGTTACCCTAAAAATGATCCCACTATATGGGAGGAAATTGTATATTGGGAAGCATTGTCTTTATTTAATTATATTCTTGACTATTTTAATATAAGTTATGAAATCGGCAAAGAAACAGAGGTGTTTTTCTGGACAGTTACAAAACAACTTCCTCTTGCAGTTGTTTATAGCATAATTTATCAATCAGGCAAAAATATTGCAGCTTATTCAAGAACGAATCAATGCCCTAAATATATTGCTTATAATTCGATCCTTCAAAATATGCGATCAAAAAGAGATAAAATAATTGCAGGGCAGTTTCAACGTTGGGAATATAATCGACCAGATAAGGAGTGTCCACAATCGATAGTTTCGCAATATTATTTTAATACAATACTAAAAATTTGTGAAAACTATTGGAAGATGTTACCTCTGGATTTTTTTTCGATAGAGAAATAAACCTAACACCCACTTCAACCTGACATTGCGGGCAAGCCGCAAATGCAGGTTAAGCGAATGTTAGATTGACTCCGCTTTTGCGGAGCCGAAGAGGGGGGATTTAGTAGTTATGGATGTTGCTAGAGATAGAAAAACAGGTGAAATAGTATCCTCTGATGAACTTTTATTGTTACAGAACGTTGATAATCAAGGATATTCTTGTATTGGATGTTCTGTAAAAGCAACTCCATGTTCATATGCAAAACATAATAAAAAAAGACCTTACTTTAGATTTGATGAAAATATTGTACATGACGCTGACTGTTTTATTGTTGAAGATAAATATCAACATTTCAAGTCAGAAGGAAGAAACATTGAGGGATATCCTAATTCATATCCAAATAAAATGGTAATTAAAAATGAAACGATAAAAAAACTATCATCAATATCAGGAAAAGGTTTACCTAAAATTGGAAATAATTTAAATGAAAAAGAACATAAACCATCATCTCATAACTATAGTGTAAATACATTATTTCCAATTATAAAAACGTATTTGCGTACACGAAAAGAATATCATTCAATTCTACAATTAAGTATACCAGAAATTGTTGGAGAAAATTATTCTGAGGTTATTTGGTCTTTGCCAAATGAAATTAAGTTTTTGGCGAAAAAAATTAGATATTCAAAAATATATTTACCAAAGCCATATAAATTAACAGACGATATTTTAGAAATTAATTTATTGCAAGGAAAATGGGAAAATAATAAATCTGTAAAATTATATAAACTAGTAATAGATATAAAGAAATGGTCAGTAAATAAAATTGAGTATATTACACGACAGATTGAAAGTGCTATCAACGAACATAACGAAGAAACCACGAAGAATGTTTATGCGTTTTTTATTGGTAATCAATATGACAGTGAAAGATTGGAAGTAATTACAATTAATAAGTATAATTTTTTTTGTTGTATAGCTCATGAAAAATTTATCTAACACCCGCTTCAACGCTGACATTGCCTTTGCGGCAATGCAGGTTAAGCGGAAGTTAGACCGATGCCTTCGGCACGATAAACTGTAACTTTGAAAAATAGGGTGTATTTTTTATAAATTAAAACATAAAACCAAAATTAATAGCTTATGTTCTTTGGATAAAGTTATGTTTTATTATAATATCTACTTGTATAAGGAAAATAAAACTTTAATCTTTGAATTTTAAAACTTGTTAAGGAAGTCAACGAGTTAAAAGTCCTTCGGACGGTCATGGTGATTATAATAATTAACTTGTTAAGGAAAACTAAAGTTTTATCTAAGTATTTTAAACTAGCTAAGGAAATCAACAAAATAAAAGTCCTGCGGACGGTCATGGTGATTATAATAATTAACTTGTTAAAGAAAATAAAGTTTTAGTTTTGATTTTAATGATTTAGTAATTAAAAAGCTGTATAGTTAAAAAATAAAGTTTTATTGTTAAGAATAAGTTTATAATTTTAAGATGATATTATTTATAAAAGGTTTGTTTTATAAATAATATAGAATTATAGTTAAATTAATAGTTTTTAATATATGCATTAAATAATATGAAAGTTGGATATGCAAATAATAAAGCTTTGTATTAAAATTTTAAGTTTTTTATTTATTAAATATTGTAATAAAAAGCTAAATAGTGTAAAATTAAAAGCGTAATTGTTAATATTAAGTTATATAAATAAAATAAAAGTGTCTAACACGCAGTTCAAGACTGACAAAACCCGCTCTGAAGAGCGGCCGGCTAAACGCCGGTACGTTTTGCAGCTTAACTGCATGTTAGATGGACATTTTTAGTGCAAAACTTCTATAACTATACCTAATTTAATTATAACTTTATTTTAACCCAAATTAGTATATTCTAATAATACAGGAGTATAATTATGAGTGCTGATTTTGAAGTATACTCATGCACTGAAATAAATTTTTCATTCGGTGATTTGTTAGCAGAGTTCAAAAAAAACATAAAAAACTTTTTTTTAAAAAATGATATACATATTGACTTTAATGTTTCTGCAGGAATTTATAACAGCAAAACGGAACATAATAAAATAGTTACTAATAGCATGTCTTTTAGAATGCCTGAAGAAAATGAAACACTATGGATTGGTTATAACTTTACAGTTTGCGGTGAAAGAATTGCCGATTTTACACACATTGATTTTTATCCATTCGAAAATGATGAATGCATCACATCAGATTATGTGTTTGATGAGAAACAGCACATGATTTCGGATATTGAAAAGCGTATGCCACATATTATAAATGCAGGCGGTTTTTTTAATTTTGATGGGCGTGCTTGGCCTGCTTACGGATTTGCAGCTGCCGCATTTGCAAAGCTAACGGACGGAGTTATTTTTTCAGGTACAGGAGCATGGTCTTATTCAAAGTTTCCATGCCTTGCAGATGATTTCTTAAAATTTTATTTTAATGTTGACGATTCTTCAAATGACGAAAGTGACATTATTGAAGCAAAATGGTATTTCAAAAATATAAAAACATATGACTATGTTATTAATGGAAAAATACAAACATATGCGAATGTAAAATATGATATATATAAGCTATATGTCGTAAGATTGTTTTTAGATATGAATTATGATATAAAACCTAGTCCATATGATTTAAACTCATATACTAAATATGCAGAAATTAATGGCAATACAACATCATTACATTTTTTTAACGAATATTTACCGATGAAAATAGATAGTATAATTGATTCTGTAAATCGAAGTAAAAATATTTCGTCCATTTGTATAATTGATAATAGTTCTATTTTTTTAGATGAAAGATATATTGAACGAATAAAACTGAAATTATCCACACTAACAAAAGGAGGAAAAAAATATAGACGAAGGTTACAAACTGTTTATCTTGTTGCTGGAGAGGAAGTTTTTGGTTTTAAGTAATATGTATAGTATTGAGATTAATTATATTATAATACGCAACCGTTGCATTTTCTATTTGAATGTGGACATCTAACACCCGCTTCAACCTGACATTGCAGACAAGCCGCAAATGCAGGTTAAGCGAATGTTAGGTTGACACCTTCGGCGCAGGAGATAAAATGAAAAAAAAATTTATTTTAATTACATTAATGTTAGTGTTGATTTCAAATGTCTTTGCAGAAAAAAATATTATTTCTGTATTCAAAGATTCAAAAAATGTAATTGATTTAAAAAAATATCTGGAAGACGGATTAAAAGAATTAAATATAGATATTACAAAAGAAATTCCAAAAGAAAATATATCTATAATAAATTATATTTTAAAATTTACTTATGAAAATAATATTCATAAAATGAGAAATGAAAATGACAATGTAGTCTATACAAAAGAAACTGGTGAAGAAGCAGTTTTCAATAAAAATGGTGATTTAGTTACTAATGATTGGAATCAGGGTTCTTTTAATTATGGAAAATATGAGCAACCAATTAATAAGTTTTTACTTGATATATGGCCATGGTTAGTTTGGGGAAATACGAAAAATGATCCTACAACATTTGATGAAAGATTTTATTATTATTGTATGGATTTAGATCCTGGAATTCAGGAATATATTTTTTTAGAAGATAAATCACTATTAGAAAAAATAGAATATTCGGAATTAAAAGAAGAAGAAAAACTTGTATATCATTTTTTCAACTATCTATTCTTTAATGAAAAATTTAAATATAAATTAGATGAGAGAAATATTAAAAAATATAAAAAAAGTGCAGAAAATTATTGGAAATATTTATCCCAAATAATGGAGCTCAGTGGATATAAACAATAATGCCTAACATCCGCTTCAACCTGACATTGCGGACAAGCCGCAAATGCAGGTTAAGCGAATGTTAGACGGATGCCTTACGGCACGATAAACTGTAACTTTGAAAATAGTATGTATTTTTATAAATTAAAGCTTAAAACCCAAATTAATAGCTTGGTTTTTTGAATAAAGTTATGTTTTATTATAATGGCTATTTGAATAAGGAAAAATAAACTTTTATCTAAGTGTTTTTTAACTTGTTAAGGGGATATAAATGAGAAAAATGATTAGAATTTGTGTTATATTTTTGAGTTGTATTATACTACCTGGCATCATTGGAGGTCTTACTAATTTAATAAACTCTATTGTAAGTCCGGACTACTTTATTAAAATAATGCATTGGGAAAGTATAAAAAATATTATACAAACAGCGATAGCTCAAGGTATATATCAAGGAATAATACAGGGAATGTTTTTTTCATTAGTATTTTCTTGTGTTTATATTATTTCAAACAAAGCAGAATTAGCTGTTGTTTCAAGCATAAAATGGATTTTATTTATGGGTCTTATAACAATCGCACTTTGGGTGCTAGGTGGAATTATTGCGATATTATTATCAGTTCTCAGTCCTGAATTTTATAAAAAAACATTTATTGGAGTTCCGGATGAATTTGGAGCAATGATACGCTATGCATGGGTAGGAGGCTCAATTTGGGGCGTTTCTTTTGGTGGAATATTAGTAATGATAATTGGTACAATAATGTTTAGAAATAATTATAAACAGATTAAAGATAAAAAATATTAAAAATCGTCTAACACCCGCTTCAACCTGACATTGCGGACAAGCCGCAAATGCAGGTTAAGCGGAAGTTATGTGGACTGCCCACTGGGCAGCGAGTAGGAAAAAAATGGAAACTGAAGTTCTGACAAAGTTTAAATATGAAACATCTGATGAAAAAGATTTTGACAATTTTGAAATAGAATATGAAATATTACCAGCGTTTGAAAAAGAGAAATTAGATCCAAGAATAACTGATATAGAAAAAAAATTGCTGAAATTGATGCACAATCAGAAGAGCTTTATTCAAAGATAGAATCACTTAATTCTGAAATTGAACGTCTAACAAATCATGCAGATGTATTAGATTATCTTGTAGCGGTTGTCTCAGGAATAATTGCCGGCATGGTAGACAGTTGTCTTGTTGGAGAAACTGAAATAAACAAAGATAAAATTCAAGAAACGCTTGAGAACAAATATCATACGGCAAATGACAACGGATTTACGCATAAAACAAAAGATGGTCATCAGGTTGACAGTCCAATGTATCACAGATTAGATGATTTAGCCCATCATCCTACTCTTTTAGGGCTAGTAGCATCAATTTTATCAAGATATTTACGTCTTGTTATATTTATAGATGGCACAGACGGTAAACCACATATTTTTTTCTCAGATACAAGTTCAGGCATCACAAAAAAAAGAGAAATTAAAGATTTAATGCAAGCCTGGGTTGGAGCAGTTATTGGAGGAATTTGTTTATGGTTAGTTCATGTTGCAGAAAAAAAATATGAAGAAATAAATGATGAAGAAATGCCTAAACCTCTAAAGAAAATAGTAAGAACAATTGGTTCTATGCCAATGATAATTGAGATCTTAAAAGCTGTTGATGTTTGGGCTGGGCATATGATGAGTGATGTTTCTACATCTCAAGGTATTCCAGGTATTTTTTTGTCATTATTAAAAGAACTCTCCGTGTTACCGTTTTTACGTAATACAAATTTCAAAGTAAAAGTAGATAAACTTTATCGTAAAGGTAATAATAATCTAAGTGAATGGGGAGGCGTTGTTTTTACAGCTGCAAAAAAACAAGCTATTCCAGTTTTAATCAATGAAACTATCACAAGAAGCTTTTATTTTGTTCGTCATCTCATTGAAGAGTATAAGGAACATAATGAGTGGAAATCTATAAATTGGGAAAATGTTATTCCGTTTAGAAACAGAACTATTGTTAGAATGCTAACAATTTCTTCAGGAACATTTACTGCAATAGATTTGGCAGATGCAGCTATTCGTTCCGCAATAGAAGCAGGTCCGCCAACGACACCTGCTTTTTGGAGTAAATTTGTTCTAAAAGTAAACTTCGTTGGTGTAGGAAGATTTGTTATTGCAGTTGGAACAGATATCGGAATGGGAATAAAACGGCAAAAACTTATAAAAGAAAGAATGCAATACAGAAGTGAAAACGGAATGTTGCAAATTGCTAAATTGTTTTATATGCAAGAAGGAATGTGGATTGAAGCTATAGACACAGAAAAAACAATGAATGACCTATGCGATACCGCAGAAAATTCAATACTGTATTTTATGGATTCATTCAATGATATTTCTAAAAGCATTGACAATATGGATAATTATATTTCAGATGTAAAAGAAAAAAATCCAAAATTGATTGAAGATATGAAAGATATTTTGGAATGGGGGTAAAATTATGGAAAATAATGAATTAATTGAAATTGAATCAGAAAATGGAATTGTGTCTGTAAACACTAATGATATTCCTGACATTATTTCTGGAAGAATAGAAGATATTTCTCAGTTTGAAAAAGAAGTTGAAAATTCAGAATCAAGTGCTAAAGCAGCCATGGAATATGTCGGCACACAAATGACTCGATATGAAGAAAAAGGTAAATGGATTTTTAAACATCGTTCTGGGAATACTAAAGACATAATAAAGGACACTCAAGAAGCGGTAGAGCGACTTGCCTCTGCACAACAAGTGAGTGTGAATGCTCTAAAAAAGTCTTTTGAGTTTCAGAAAAAACTTGCAGAAACGGCAAAATACCTTTTTGAACTCGGTTGTGCAAATATAACTGTAAACAGAATAGCTGTTAGGGCAATTGAACAAAAACTTAATGGAGCAAGCAAAGAAGAACTGTCAGAACTTGCACGTCAAGAAATGCTTGCTGTTGTTCGTCAGTTAAAGGAACAAGAGGATATTCTAAAAAAACAAGAATTCCTTACCTCAAAAGTAAAAAAAAATGTTTCACGTTTAAATAAAAAAGACAAACTTGATAAAGAGCAGTCAGAAAGAATTGCTTCGTTAAGCAATGAGAATAAAGAACAAAATAAAAAATTATCTGGCATTCATAATTCGCTGTTAGAAAAAGAAAGAATAGACGCAGAACAATCTCAGCGATTAGAAGAATTGGGGGCTTTGATTGAAAATAAAAACTCGATCGATGAAAAGCAAGAAGCCGCAATAACTGCAAATACGGAAGCAATAAAGGTTCTTGTTGAATATACAAAGCAAAAAGATATTATTGACAAGCAGCAATCAGAAGAAATAGAAGTTTTAAAAAAATCCTCTCGAAGAAAACTTTGCATAGTTGCTATTTCAGTTTCTGTTGTGGCTATAATCTGTAGTATTGTAAGCATTATGTTATAATTTGTAAAATAATCACATAACACCGTTTTCAAAGCCGACAACACGGACAAGCCGTGTTGCGGTTTAAAACAATGTTAGAACGACCCTGCGGGCGACAGAAAACTGGGAGTAATATTTATGT
Proteins encoded in this window:
- a CDS encoding BrnT family toxin, translated to MEHSTEKDRFIILRLSNKSKMLVVCHCYRESDEVIRIISARETITNEKKQYEEKKSERRI